The genomic window AGATCTACAAATAATGTCCATCTTTGCTGCAGGAGGTCTGTGAAGCTGTCTGAACTTGGACTGGGCAGTGCTATGGTAATACCAAATCCCTGGACGCCCCGAAAAATGGTGACGGCATCTCTTTGAACGCCATCGTTAAAATTCTTTCGCATGGGTTACACGGGTCAAGCGTAGACAAGTTGAAACTGTGAAGTTAAGGTTGTGTGTGAACACTATGCTTCCTGCACAACAACTTCTAGTGTCatgtctgctgtgttttctttatagCGGTGCTTACTGTTTAGGAGAGGCTCTGAAAGTGAACGTGTCACATCTAAAGCATGGGGTCAAACAGCAACTCCATCACAGTGATGTCACAACTGGCAAATACACAATATTTTGGCATTAACCTGTTCATTTAATGACTTATAATTGTAATGACAAAAATGTTGTGAAATACTTAAACCAAACttgcaaaaacaagaacaagaccCTAAGCGTTTATTACCAAATGCTTCTACTGAGTAAGACTCGGTGATAATGTACAGATGAGCTCTCTGAGATGTCCAGGTATCATGAGATTGGTGGCGTTTCTTTGTTCAAATGAGCTCTCTGACAACCTGAGGTCAGGCAGATTCTACCGCTTGGATCTGACTAATCGCTGAGATGTTCTGCTTGACCTTTCTCTCTGAATAAACTGCTCAGATTCAACAAGCTGGGTCTTCCCGTCTCCTTTATCTTTTTGCCACGACACTCCAATCTGAGAAATGAAGGCTAAAAGAATACAAGAagcccattaaaaaaaaagaaaatcccctAAATTACATGCAGTAATTATAAGATGACGTGACAGGCCTTTCTTGGCAGACAGTAATAGCGTATTATGAGATATAATTTGATGaaggcttaaaaacaaaaagtggatATTATCCAACCCTAGTCAGTATTATGAAACGCACAGAGCAGAGTGGACAGGGAAAGCTGCGCATCCATTGCAATCTTACAAAATGACAAGAAGAGAACCCCTTGGAGGGTTGTGCTCTGGTGTAGGTGTTTTCATTTGTACTTTTGAACATAAAGAAcctaaaaacaaccaaaaacagttttttttatataaccgATTGCTTTGTTCTTTTGATCGCTGCCCTGTCTGCTGGATTCTTTCCTGCCTGTTCCCTGTTCTTATTGAAAGGCTACCTTGACACAGAGATGTGGCAATAAAGAGTCATCAACCAATCggaaactatttctccaaagcaGAAAGTTCTTAAAACTCTCTGAAGTGGTAGATTTGGGGGTTAATGTTTGGTCTCGGGTTTCTGCTACTCGACCTGGTGAAACCTAAgtgaaaacacagtttgaaatGACTCCGGCGGACTCTACCTGGTGAGGGGAACTTTGGGGCATTCCTAAAGCCTCCGTACTCCTCCTCATAGGAATGGGCCAACTGCTGGAAGCAGCGGTTAGCAACATCCGGGGCCAGCGGCGGGCTTTCTCCGGGGTTGGCACCGATGGTCGTCCCTTTCTTAAGAGCCTCGAGTATCCTCCCTCCAGTTGTCTCCAAAGCAGCGCGGTTGTTCTGCCACTGAGAAACAAAAGTCAAGACTTTATGAGCCagactgttttgtcttttttttttccaactcgTAATGAGCAAAAGGTCCAGGTTTTTTTGAAGGTCTTTTGAGTCTCTAGCGGTGCATTTTCAGGTCGCTCCTGTCACACTCGACATGTGTATTTGAGGAAAGGCGCTGCCACCTGTTCAATGATTCTGAGCAGAACAGTCTTGAATCCAGGCTGCCTTCCTTGGTCCCTGGGGGGGAAGTAAGTCCCGCCGATAAAAGGTCGCAGGTCAGGAGTCAACCATACACTCATGGGCCAGCCTCCACCTCCGCTTGTTGCCTGGAAACATCAGTAACcgaacatgaaaataaaaataaaaaaacactacaaaagGCTTCCAGTTTGACAGCGTAAAAGGCTGAGCAGGCATGTACCTGTACAAAGGTCATGTAGACCTTGTCCACATCCGGTCTTTCTTCTCTGTCCAGTTTGATGCAGACAAAGTTGTCACTTAGGATTTTACCAATTTCCTCATCCTGGAAGGACTCCCTCTCCATGACGTGGCACCAGTGGCATGTGGAATAACCCACTGGTGgtcagagacaaacaggattttttttttagaaactaatTTGTACTTCTGCTACTGTAGAGGCACAAGGAAAGCAAAGCCTTGTGACAAGTAAATGTACCCATAACAACCAGAACGACCACTCACCTAATCCACATTTCACTACCACAGTAAAGCTCTAAACAGTCagtgcacaaacaaaacaacatatctGGGGAAGTACTGGTTCGTAAAATCAGGATTTTAGCAGTAGGCTTTTGGGAGCTTGTGGGTCCAGAGCTGGAAAAGCTGTCAGATCGACACCTGAGGAGTTTGGCAGCTGTGTGAACACCTCCGTCTACATGTCGCATTCTCAGAGCCTTCCCAGCACAGTTTTTGAAAAGGCCCAATGCTGCCCTGTCGAGGGTGCTTGCCGCTGCAGAAGAGCACTGTTGCCATGTCGGAAGTGTGTGTTTGGTCAGCAGAAATGTCTAAGTGGGCGGCAAGTGACGGCAAACCGACATTTACATGAAGCCaggatgcagttttttttttgtttgtttgtttgcaagaaGATGAGCATGGTTACTTCGCAAGTCGGTCAAGGTTGGCTGATCAGCATGAAATGTCGTCTTACATCAAACAGTGGCTGCTTATCCATTTCAGAAGACGAAGAAGTGCTTTGTATTCAATTCTTAAACAGAGCAAAGCACCAAAAATGTCCAGCCCCCTCAAAAAACAGCATCTGCTCTGCTACATGGCACCATATATCTCTGCTGAAGggatttgttttcctgtgacTGCTCAGCTGACTTTATGTCACCAGCTGCAAAAACGGTGAAAGGCAGACAGGAacgtttttgcctctgtgtgtgtgtgttcatttgttagtcgtgttaccaaaatatcccgTGAATCACTGGACCAATTTGCTTGGATCTACAACCGATCAACTTTTTTGGCTGCAACCTGATTCGAGACCGCAGCTAATcaattttaacaaacagaaaaatgactataactcagacgtttttgggttttttgggttttttgttttttttacacctacTGGGCTGAAAACCCATctgatagtagctgagtcaCCCACAACACGTCCTCCAAGTGCTACTCGTGGTGCGAGATCTTAGCTCATAACTTGAGCACTAACTGTTAACGTCAACTTCATTTCAATATCAGTGTGAGAGATATCAGCTGCCACTGATTTAGAGGTCTCTGTACggtcttcatttgtttttggtttgcatTAAAATTCCAGAAATTATCGGAGGTTTGCTAGTAAGTGTGAAAGAAATTTCCAACCTGATAAAAAGATGGgtttgtcttcagtttttgCCTTCTCGAAAGCCTCCTGTCCCCATGGAtacctgaaaaataaacaacaacaaaaaacaaaacaacaactagcCAAGAGATAATCAAGAAATAAATTCCTCACTCTGTCTAACCAGTTTTTGAGAACATGTATGACTCTGGAGTTGAAAAGAACTTGCCAGTCAACGGGGTTGTGAGCATGCTGTAGAAGGTAGGGTGATCTCTCCTCGGCCAACCTGTTGGTGTGCTTCTGATGAGTGGATGATGACCGCCCACCCCCTGTCGCCATGCTcctacagacagacagactggaaacacaaaaaaacactcaacaCAAAATCCAGTCTGAATGAATAACGATGTTGGGAAAGTGTCATTCTGATTTTCGTTTATTGCCCCAAAagttaaataatgtaaataattcCCTGTTTTCTTCATGTTGCCGCTGTGTTAATAACAACAGGAAATCACTGTAAGGCTATATTATGCAGATCTAACTGTTTGACACTTTATTAGTGAACTAATAAGAATTAGGAGTATAAGGACAAAATAAACCGCTGCTTAGTGAAGTATTCTTGTTCTTTTGACTGCTTCCCGTAGAGGTCACCACAATGCATCATCTGCCTCCGTCTCATTctatcccagcatcctcctcctcctccacaaaCCTTAtctgtggtcttcctctcctcctcctcctccctgacaTCTTTTGTCCAGGATGTCCCTCCTTGGCACATGTCAGCCTCTCCAACTTCGTCTCCGAAGATGTTCAACCCAGCTGCACCGTCCTGTACCTAACCACCTGCTGTCCCAGAACACATGCGGCAATGCCCTGGCACGGCACCGGAAGGTCTTCTCTTGGCACAAGCCCGGCCATCTTGGCCTTCTCTAGATCGGCAAGCATGGAGCAACGCCCTCTGACCTTCTCTGTACATCTCCATCAATGCTCTCAAAGCAGACGCCTCAACCTGCAGATATACTTCTCTGCAcaaaaccatcctgctgctcactgaTCATCGCCTCACTTCTTAACCTGGCTTCAACAACTCTTTCCCATATCTTCATGGTACGACTCCTCAGCTTTATCCCTCTGTAGTTATTACACCCCTGCAAGTTCTTGAAACTCAGTAGCAGACCCGTAAACACAGAGAATGGGtggttaaagctgaaagaagccgAACACTAGCCAAAACCTAAGAGGgggcaaaacaatagctaaaagttaaagaagcaaaatgcaaactaaatgtaacaaaactgtagctacaaATAGcataatgagacaaaaaaaaaatagcttttcaaAAATGgtcatgtttttaaaggaacggAGGATGCatctcaatgcatttctattGGTAAATtggttgtaaataaagtttaatattttcaaaagtaGATAAGTTACAAAAACCTGAAGTCGTAGTGCTCATCTTCTGAAatagctgaatgtttttatatatgaatggctaaaatagcataaaTTATGCATAAGTGGTTATATAAAACAGTTAATAGATAAAGTAAATGAAGGTCTCTGCCTTAATTATAAGTAATTCTgtaaatatccaacaaactggCAACCAATTTTTATAGTCACTCTGATATTAGCAtgcaattaaatgtttttatttttttttacccccacaATATGAAAAAGGACTCTTGTAGGCCTTCAGAGTtcagtgttaaatattttatcaaagaGTGTGGTCTTTCTCTGGAGTCTTTTCTACGCCTATGACAATTTTCGCGTTTTGTGACACGTCGACTTCCATTACAATTTTTGGCTAATTTACCCTAAACCCGATTTACAAGTCGAAACTCGTGTCCCCGTAAACAAATATGACCGCTTAAGAAGAGATTATACGTTTTTCCTGAATTCGGCTTGAACAATTATAACACACAGGGCACATGTTGTTGGATTTTCGACATGTAAACAACAAGGACGCTGCTACACGCCGCCACCGTGACTAGAGGTGTGTGCTGAAAGCTAACACAACCAGTGAGACAAGGTAAAACGATATTAGCAATAATGGTCGTTTAGTAGCGTGTGTTAACTATGCCGAACTCAAACAGAAGACATTCCCACTTAATCTAAATGTCTGTGCTCACTGGTGCGTCTCCCTCGGCAGTATTTAATTCTAGCAGTGTTTAAAATGCATGCTTCTGTATGGAGAATCGCCACATTTCTTCACCGTAGCCACTGACTGACGTGCCGCGTGCAACGTTATCATGCGTTAAAAACGGAACACAGCACTGATTGAGCAGCTAGCTCCGGTGTGCTTGTTTTGACGGAGTATGGATGACAACACGCTACCGTTAGCTACCTGTGAGCCGAGGTGGCTTTACCTGGGGTAGCAGGCCGGCTGGGGTTGGACGAGCGGTGGGAGGGGAATTTGCCTGAAGCACCTGACGGGACCCTCTGAACTCTGCTGTGGACTGGCCGCTTCCAGAAACGCTGCGGTTAAGGAGCGTATTATCACCACAACGCGGTTTTTAGACGCCGAGTAGCTCCATGCTAGTCTTAACATCGTAATCCTCTAAGTGAGTTTCTTTAGCaacaagctaacattagctacTTAGTTGAGACTGGGCTAGAACTTCCAGGCATTGGAATCCGCGCTAGCTGCAATTACCACCTTTTAACACACGAGGGCGCTCCAACAGACCAGTGACGATGGAAAATAGGTTTATatcataccataccataccaactttatttataaagcactttaaaacaaccacagctgatacaaagtgctgtacattaaaacacaacatgataaaaaaaaaactttttgtttatcCACAAAAAgtttgaaggagtgcatatcgcccgccgccgttcatcccagagttttaaactaagatcatcttgtgttgagaaatgacagagttacagacattttggtCGAAACTTTCTGCGTATCTGTTatcgactctcagctactgccatatcaaattttagcttgagaTCTataaaaactgactgtgttattGCCATTATTGTGTTCGCTAATGTTAAatagctctggtggccatcttaatcAGGTGAAGATGTCTATCCAATGAAAGCTTTGAGAGAATTCCATTAAACTCCGTCCAGTgcttcacgagatattttgctagcagacaaacAGAGCTAACTCCGGCAGTAGACACTGAAGTTTTTAGCAAACGATCAGTGtgtgttgcaaatgactctcagctacaaccacgccaACTTTTAGCTCGAGGTCTGTGAAATTTAtacagttgtagccattttggtgtttccTAAACATGGTTGGCTGCGGCGACCATCTTGAGTCAAGCTGAcaccaaaacttaatcagttgtagatgtacatccaagcgttactttctgagagtttcattaagatccgtccagcggttcgtgagatattttgctaacagacacttaAGCAGTCATGGGCAAGAACAACATCCCTCAGCTTTAAATGAATGcttgttgaaaaatgatttttttttttgccacgtTTGATGTTTATGGGAGCAAATTTATTCACGCTTCtttgtgaaataataataataaaatcaacaatttaTTCAAACAGCCATCCTCTGAAGCCCCAGGTAACTTATTCACCAGTGATTCCTTTGTGTACACAAGACAGTAACAGTGGTTCTTTACGACAGAAATAAATTAGTGAcgtctttcattttgttttggcgCGCTGCAGGTTGAGCTTCACGATGGTCTGGACGAAGTCCTCCCTCGTCACCACGTCGGAGGCGACGATGTTCATGGGGGTCTTTTGGTGCTGCTGGTTCACCCAGAGCAGCAGCTTCCGCAGGCTCCTCCGTATGACATTGGGGAAGTTGTCGCACAGGCGGAGGACGTACTTGAGGATCGAGATGTTATGCGGCAGGGTCAGATTCAAGCCGCACACGTAGAAATCTgtggagtggaaaaaaaaagggggggggggggtttcaaattaaaatgtgatCCTTTCAAAGCAAATGAAATGCAGATATTGGGAGATCTGGCTACATGTGACAGCGCTCTCAGCTCTCAACTAATGTTGAtgagctgcggcggccatcttaaattgggttgccTCCAAATGTAATCGGCTGTAAATGTTCATCAAGTGATTGCTTTCTAAGAGTTTCGATAAAATCCATTCGGAGATTCATGAAAAACACTATATTGCCAACCGTATCCGCTCACTcttccaaatcattgaattcaagTGTTCCAATCCCTTCCATGACCACAGGTGGAAAAAATCAAGCAGCTAgtcatgcagactgcttctacaaacattagtgaaagaatgggtcgctcccaggagctcagtgaattccaatTTGGTACGATGGTACTAAATATTCCACGGTCATctgttagtggttttataacaaagtggaaatGATTGTGATTAACAGCAACTCGGCCACAAAGTGGTAAACTCACAGAGTggctcagtggatgctgaggctcatagagcacagaggtcaccaacgttctgcagagtcaacagctgcagacctccaaacttcctgtggccttcagatcagctcaggaacagcttagagagcttcatggaatgggtttccacagccgagcagctgcatccaagccttccatcaccaggTGGGAAGAGTcggatgcagtggagtaaagcacgccgccactggactctagagcagtggagacgtgtcctctggagggacgaatcacGCTTCTCTGGACAGTCTGGGTtcggctgctgccaggagaacggttcttgtctgactgcattgtgccaagtgtaaagtttggtggggGGAGgttcatggtgtggggttgtttttcaggagttgggcttgactgcttagttccagtgaaagaaaCTCCTAATGCTTCAGCATAGCAAGGCACTTTGGACattttcatgctcccaactttgtgggaacagtttggggatggccccttcctgttccagggcacaaagcaaggtccataaagacatggatgatggagtttggtgtgggagaacttgactggcctgcacagagtcctgacctcaacctgacagaacacctttgggatgatttagagcagagactgtgagccaggccttctgtccaacatcagtgtctgacctcacagatgagcttctggaagaatggtccaaacttcccataaactctcctaaacctgtggaaagccttcccagaagagctgaagctgttagagctgcaaaGGGTCGGCCAATAGAGATTAAACCTCTATGAGTTGAGAATGGGAtggcactcaagttcatatgtgtgaGGGAAGAgaggcgagtgaatacttttggcaatatagtatTTCTTGCTAACAGTAcggagaaacaaacacacagatatggCCAAAAAAGCGTGATCGCTCCACCTTCGGCGGTGGCGATAAGGAGAAGCTTTAGAAACAAAGAATGCTTACAGTTGGAGGGTCGTTTCTTCTCCAAAGCTTCTCGGAGTGTTGACGTATTTTTGTCGCGGTCCATGCTGTCGCCATAGAAATAGGGTATTTTCCTCCACACCGCAGGCTGTTGGAACGCCGAGTGATCGTATGAAACTAGAACGTTTTTGCCTTTGTCCCAGCAGCTCTTCAGGGTGGGGGTGTTCTGTAGAGAAACACGAGGAAGAGTCCGAGGTCGTTTACAGAGTCAGTGCTGCGTTCATTttgtaatattattaataaaaattaaacttttttttttttctttaaatcctaCCGTTGAGGGCAGGAGTTTTGCTCCAAACAAGTCCTTGATGAACTGGATGAGGTGGATGTGAAGTTTGGCTTCGATGTTTTTGTCGAAGCCAAGGAAGTGGGACAAAGATAAGATGAGGACTTCTTTAGGATGCGTCTCTGCCCACGCATTTATTCTCTTCAGACCAGTCtgatcacacacaaaaatatatctAACATGATTAGGTACAAGTAAagtaatgtatttttatatcttgATTTTACCTATTTAAAATTGAacagcctagcattccttgatgtGATGCATATTTCCCACCACACGACACAGTTAAagtttctttgttaaaaacatttttacacaaaatcatGAAAGTACATTGGGAATGACTCTTAACTACTTccacaccaaggttta from Kryptolebias marmoratus isolate JLee-2015 linkage group LG17, ASM164957v2, whole genome shotgun sequence includes these protein-coding regions:
- the LOC108235855 gene encoding PI-PLC X domain-containing protein 1-like isoform X1 — translated: MSCSNWMSQLPTELHTVPLYALAIPGSHDAMSYDLDISSRIIEPAALTKFSRICCLRRILRRWAATQEVTITEQLNAGVRYLDLRIARKPNDSNPNRLYFHHGLYTHTDVETGLKRINAWAETHPKEVLILSLSHFLGFDKNIEAKLHIHLIQFIKDLFGAKLLPSTNTPTLKSCWDKGKNVLVSYDHSAFQQPAVWRKIPYFYGDSMDRDKNTSTLREALEKKRPSNYFYVCGLNLTLPHNISILKYVLRLCDNFPNVIRRSLRKLLLWVNQQHQKTPMNIVASDVVTREDFVQTIVKLNLQRAKTK
- the LOC108235855 gene encoding PI-PLC X domain-containing protein 1-like isoform X2, with the protein product MSYDLDISSRIIEPAALTKFSRICCLRRILRRWAATQEVTITEQLNAGVRYLDLRIARKPNDSNPNRLYFHHGLYTHTDVETGLKRINAWAETHPKEVLILSLSHFLGFDKNIEAKLHIHLIQFIKDLFGAKLLPSTNTPTLKSCWDKGKNVLVSYDHSAFQQPAVWRKIPYFYGDSMDRDKNTSTLREALEKKRPSNYFYVCGLNLTLPHNISILKYVLRLCDNFPNVIRRSLRKLLLWVNQQHQKTPMNIVASDVVTREDFVQTIVKLNLQRAKTK